The Pelmatolapia mariae isolate MD_Pm_ZW linkage group LG9, Pm_UMD_F_2, whole genome shotgun sequence genome has a segment encoding these proteins:
- the LOC134634815 gene encoding zinc finger protein 62 homolog: MATATEKDQHGFRSQRSEEADKPHRRKGEKRYSCDECGKDFAHSSNLRHHQVTHSGVKAYSCDECGKSFTQAGSLKAHRLLHTGVKPYSCYQCGKAFARSSNLQRHQVTHSGVKAYSCDECGKSFTLAASLKTHKLIHSGVKPYSCDQCGKAFAVSRSLQSHKVIHSGIKAYSCDECGKAFAHSSGLKGHKVTHSGIKAYSCDQCGKAFARSSDLRIHLVTHSEINAYSCDICGKTFRRLLSRNIHQRIHTKNDFCFCDQCGKRFVAYKYLREHMFTHTEERPYKCDLCEKTFKTQRYLRQHQQIHTRKKLYKCSYCEKQSKTDGSSSQPCHRCGGGKEFRCDLCGKTFIHQRSLELHQRRHTGEKLNYCKECGRGFPTSSELKKHELCHTGVKNHVCDQCGSSFFTAGHLTTHKQDHTGEKPYKCRHCDKRFSHSSRCNDHEDTHIEGNFSCDQCDKSFKNLSSYSKHKRSHAVNKLFHCYQCAKTFTSLSALCKHQRDHAELKSVDHNESEETERSSSGFRVRLKNLEIRLHRVQMESPVKSVS, encoded by the exons ATGGCAACGGCGACTGAGAAG gaccaacatgggttcagaagtcagcgctctgaggaggccgacaaacctcacagaagaaagggagagaaaagatacagctgtgatgagtgtgggaaggattttgcTCACAGTAGCAACTTACGACATCATcaagttacccactctggagttaaagcgtacagctgtgatgagtgtggaaagtcttttacccaggctggaagcttaaaaGCACACAGACTCCTGCACACTGGAGTTAAACCGTACAGCTGTTATCAGTGTGGTAAAGCTTTTGCTCGCAGTAGCAACTTACAACGTCATcaagttacccactctggagttaaagcgtacagctgtgatgagtgtggaaagtctttcaCCCTGGCTgcaagcttaaaaacacacaagctcatccacagtggagttaaaccgtacagctgtgatcagtgtggtaaaGCTTTTGCCGTCAGTAGAAGCTTACAGAGTCATAAAGTTatccactctggaattaaggcatacagctgtgatgagtgtggtaAAGCTTTTGCTCACAGCAGCGGCTTAAAGGGTCATaaagttacccactctggaattaaggcatacagctgtgatcagtgtggtaaaGCTTTTGCGCGAAGTAGCGACTTACGAattcatctagttacccactctgaaATTAatgcatacagctgtgacatttgtggaaaaaccttTCGCCGGCTACTCAGCCGAAATATTCACCAACGCATTCACACCAAAAATGATTTTTGcttctgtgatcagtgtggcaaacGGTTTGTGGCATACAAATACTTACGTGaacacatgtttacccacactgaggagagaccttataaatgtgacctgtgtgagaagacttttaaaactCAACGTTACCTGAGACAACATCAACAGATTCACACCAGAAAgaaactctacaagtgcagttactgtgag aagcagagcaaaacagatggatccagttctcaaccctgtcaccgctgtggtggtgggaaagagtttcgttgtgacctttgtggaaaaacgtTCATTCACCAGCGAAGCCTAGAACTACATCAGCGCAGACACACTGGAGAAAAACTgaactactgcaaagaatgtgggagaggaTTCCCCACATcaagtgaattaaaaaaacacgAACTCTGTCACACTGGGGTTAAAAACCACgtctgtgaccagtgtgggtcatcTTTCTTCACTGCAGGTCATCTtacaacacacaaacaagaccacacaggagagaaaccatataagtgcagacactgtgacaaacgCTTCTCACATTCAAGTCGTTGTAATGATCATGAAGATACACACATTGAAGGGaacttcagctgtgaccagtgtgacaagagcttcaagaatctcagttcatactccaaacacaaacgatcccatgctgtaaataaactgtttcactgttaccaatgtgcaaaaacattcacttcattatctgctctgtgcaaacatcagcgtgatcatgcagaactgaaatcagtggatcacaatgaatctgaagagacagaaagatcatcttctggtttcagggtcagacttaaaaaccttgagatcaggctccacagagttcagatggagtctcctgtaaagagtgtcagctga